One genomic segment of Burkholderia pyrrocinia includes these proteins:
- a CDS encoding sodium:proton antiporter has protein sequence MKRHAAWAGMASGVALGAVPALASAATLDGATLSALWGIPFAGILLSIALFPLVAPVFWHHHFGKIAAGWAVVFLIPFAFAFGAGTAFGTLVHALLEEYIPFIVLLTALYTVAGGICVNGNLHGSPKLNTAILALGTLLASVMGTTGAAMLLIRPLLRANDNRKHVVHVVIFFIFLVANAGGSLSPLGDPPLFLGFLNGVSFFWTTTHLALPMLFICVVLLALFFVLDTYFYRKGGEERPAALDPTPDGAALSIDGKINFVLLAAIVALVLMSGIWKPGITFDVWGTHVALQNLARDVALVVVTLASLALTPRSAREGNAFNWAPIEEVAKLFAGIFVTIAPVIVILRAGADGAFAQIVHLVTGPDGKPIDAMYFWATGLLSSFLDNAPTYLVFFNLAGGDAQALMTTGASTLAAISAGAVFMGANSYIGNAPNFMVKAIAESRGVKMPSFFAYLGWALVILVPVFLLTSLIFFPA, from the coding sequence ATGAAACGACATGCCGCCTGGGCGGGCATGGCGTCGGGAGTCGCGCTTGGCGCCGTTCCCGCGCTTGCATCGGCCGCAACGCTCGACGGTGCCACGCTGTCCGCACTCTGGGGCATCCCGTTTGCCGGGATCCTGCTGTCCATCGCACTGTTTCCGCTTGTCGCCCCCGTGTTCTGGCATCACCACTTCGGCAAGATTGCAGCCGGGTGGGCGGTCGTGTTCCTGATTCCGTTCGCGTTCGCATTCGGCGCGGGCACCGCGTTCGGCACGCTCGTGCATGCGCTGCTCGAGGAATACATCCCGTTCATCGTGCTGCTCACCGCGCTCTATACGGTGGCAGGCGGCATCTGCGTGAACGGCAACCTGCATGGATCGCCGAAGCTGAACACGGCGATCCTCGCGCTCGGCACGCTGCTCGCGAGCGTGATGGGCACGACGGGCGCCGCGATGCTGCTGATCCGGCCGCTGCTGCGCGCGAACGACAACCGCAAGCATGTCGTGCACGTCGTGATCTTCTTCATCTTCCTCGTCGCGAACGCGGGCGGCTCGCTGTCGCCGCTCGGCGATCCGCCGCTGTTCCTCGGTTTCCTGAACGGCGTGAGCTTCTTCTGGACGACGACCCATCTCGCGCTGCCGATGCTGTTCATCTGCGTGGTGCTGCTGGCGCTGTTCTTCGTGCTCGACACGTATTTCTACCGGAAGGGCGGCGAGGAGCGGCCGGCCGCGCTCGATCCGACGCCCGACGGCGCGGCGCTGTCGATCGACGGCAAGATCAACTTCGTGCTGCTCGCGGCCATCGTCGCGCTCGTGCTGATGAGCGGCATCTGGAAGCCGGGCATCACGTTCGACGTGTGGGGCACGCACGTCGCGCTGCAGAACCTCGCGCGCGACGTCGCGCTCGTGGTCGTGACGCTCGCATCGCTTGCGCTGACGCCGCGTTCCGCGCGTGAAGGCAACGCGTTCAACTGGGCGCCGATCGAGGAGGTCGCGAAGCTGTTCGCGGGGATCTTCGTGACGATCGCGCCGGTGATCGTGATCCTGCGCGCGGGCGCGGACGGCGCGTTCGCGCAGATCGTCCATCTCGTCACGGGGCCGGACGGCAAGCCGATCGACGCGATGTACTTCTGGGCGACGGGCCTGCTGTCGTCGTTCCTCGACAATGCGCCGACGTATCTGGTGTTCTTCAACCTCGCGGGCGGCGATGCGCAGGCGCTGATGACGACGGGCGCGTCGACGCTCGCCGCGATTTCCGCGGGCGCGGTGTTCATGGGCGCGAACAGCTATATCGGCAACGCGCCGAACTTCATGGTGAAGGCGATCGCGGAGTCACGCGGCGTGAAGATGCCGAGCTTCTTCGCGTACCTCGGCTGGGCGCTCGTGATCCTGGTGCCGGTGTTCCTGCTGACGTCGCTGATTTTCTTCCCGGCGTAA
- a CDS encoding LutC/YkgG family protein codes for MDTSAARRQILARIRAAQGRAAEPDAAERDGVADYLARHPQGPRPPVPADLVAAFADEAARLSTTVDEVAALADAPDAAARYLSAHGLPTQAVAWRTLADLDWAGAGLSVECRKPRDGDLVGLTGCFCATAETGSLVLLSGPDTYASAGLLPETHIAIVPASRIVAGHEDAFALIRSERGELPRAVNFVSGPSRTGDIEQTIVLGAHGPYRVHVIVVRGA; via the coding sequence ATGGACACTTCTGCTGCCCGTCGCCAGATCCTCGCGCGCATTCGCGCGGCGCAGGGGCGCGCGGCCGAGCCCGATGCGGCGGAGCGAGACGGCGTCGCCGACTATCTTGCGCGTCATCCGCAGGGCCCGCGCCCGCCGGTGCCGGCCGATCTCGTTGCCGCATTCGCCGACGAAGCGGCACGCCTGTCGACCACGGTCGACGAAGTCGCGGCGCTCGCCGATGCACCGGACGCCGCTGCCCGCTATCTTTCCGCTCACGGCCTGCCGACGCAGGCCGTCGCATGGCGCACGCTGGCCGATCTCGACTGGGCCGGCGCAGGCCTGTCGGTCGAGTGCCGCAAGCCGCGCGACGGCGATCTCGTCGGCCTCACGGGCTGCTTTTGCGCGACCGCCGAAACGGGTTCGCTGGTGCTGCTGTCCGGCCCCGATACCTACGCGTCGGCCGGCCTGTTGCCGGAGACGCACATCGCAATCGTGCCCGCGTCGCGGATCGTCGCCGGTCATGAAGACGCGTTCGCGCTGATCCGTTCGGAGCGCGGCGAATTGCCGCGCGCGGTCAACTTCGTGTCGGGCCCGTCGCGCACCGGCGACATCGAGCAGACCATCGTACTGGGCGCGCACGGCCCGTACCGCGTGCACGTGATCGTCGTCCGGGGCGCATGA
- the pncB gene encoding nicotinate phosphoribosyltransferase codes for MIITSLLDTDLYKFTMMQVVLHHFPAANVEYRFKCRTQGVDLVPYIDEIRDEVRGLCSLRFSDVELDYLRRMRFIKSDFVDFLALFHLNEKYISITPSPKGNGEIDIVIEGPWLHTILFEIPVLAIVNEVYFRNTQREPDYREGRERLREKIKLLGAKPDFADCKIADYGTRRRFSKVWHEEVALTLRDGLGPQFAGTSNVLYAMKHDITPLGTMAHEYLQACQALGPRLRDSQIYGFEMWAKEYRGDLGIALSDVYGMDAFLNDFDMYFCKLFDGARHDSGDPFDWGERMLRHYEANRCDPRTKVLVFSDALDIPKVMQLYERFRGRCKLAFGVGTNLTNDLGYVPLQIVIKMVRCNGQPVAKLSDSPGKSMCDDKAYLAYLRQVFGIAQPVEEDASK; via the coding sequence ATGATCATCACTTCGCTGCTCGACACGGATCTCTACAAGTTCACGATGATGCAGGTCGTCCTGCATCACTTCCCGGCCGCAAACGTCGAATACCGTTTCAAGTGCCGCACGCAAGGCGTCGATCTCGTGCCGTACATCGACGAGATCCGCGACGAGGTGCGCGGCCTGTGTTCGCTGCGTTTTTCCGACGTCGAACTCGACTACCTGCGGCGGATGCGCTTCATCAAGAGCGATTTCGTCGACTTCCTCGCGCTGTTCCACCTGAACGAGAAGTACATCTCGATCACGCCTTCGCCGAAGGGCAACGGCGAGATCGACATCGTGATCGAGGGGCCGTGGCTGCACACGATCCTGTTCGAGATCCCGGTGCTCGCGATCGTCAACGAAGTCTATTTCCGCAACACGCAGCGCGAGCCCGACTATCGCGAAGGCCGCGAGCGGCTGCGCGAGAAGATCAAGCTGCTCGGCGCGAAACCCGATTTCGCCGACTGCAAGATCGCCGACTACGGCACGCGCCGGCGCTTCTCGAAGGTCTGGCACGAGGAGGTCGCGCTCACGCTGCGCGACGGCCTCGGCCCGCAGTTCGCGGGCACGAGCAACGTGCTGTACGCGATGAAGCACGACATCACGCCGCTCGGCACGATGGCCCACGAGTACCTGCAGGCGTGCCAGGCGCTCGGCCCGCGGCTGCGCGACTCGCAGATCTACGGCTTCGAGATGTGGGCGAAGGAATACCGCGGCGACCTCGGGATCGCGCTGTCGGACGTCTACGGGATGGACGCGTTCCTGAACGACTTCGACATGTACTTCTGCAAGCTGTTCGACGGCGCGCGCCACGATTCGGGCGATCCGTTCGACTGGGGCGAGCGGATGCTGCGCCATTACGAGGCGAACCGGTGCGACCCGCGCACGAAGGTGCTCGTGTTCTCGGACGCGCTCGACATCCCGAAGGTCATGCAGTTGTACGAACGGTTCCGCGGCCGCTGCAAGCTCGCGTTCGGCGTCGGCACGAACCTCACCAACGACCTCGGCTACGTGCCGCTGCAGATCGTGATCAAGATGGTTCGCTGCAACGGCCAGCCGGTCGCGAAGCTGTCGGATTCGCCGGGCAAGAGCATGTGCGACGACAAGGCGTATCTCGCGTACCTGCGCCAGGTGTTCGGCATCGCGCAGCCGGTCGAGGAAGACGCGTCGAAGTGA
- the fdxA gene encoding ferredoxin FdxA, which yields MTHVVTEGCIKCKYTDCVDVCPVDCFREGPNFLAIDPDECIDCAVCVAECPTNAIYAEEDVPGDQQQFTELNAELAKGWPSITKTKPAPADADEWKDVQDKLHLLER from the coding sequence ATGACTCACGTTGTGACCGAAGGCTGCATCAAGTGCAAATACACGGATTGCGTGGATGTGTGCCCGGTGGATTGCTTCCGTGAAGGTCCCAACTTTCTCGCCATCGATCCGGACGAGTGCATCGACTGCGCCGTGTGCGTCGCCGAGTGCCCGACCAATGCGATCTATGCCGAAGAAGACGTTCCGGGCGACCAGCAGCAGTTCACCGAGCTGAACGCCGAGCTGGCAAAGGGCTGGCCGTCGATCACGAAGACCAAGCCGGCACCGGCCGACGCGGACGAATGGAAGGACGTGCAGGACAAGCTGCACCTGCTCGAGCGATGA
- a CDS encoding CreA family protein translates to MKHRLLRAAPLALLLPAFAAAPLAHAEEVGSVNTHFRVTGSDRVVVEAYDDPVVNGVTCYVSRARTGGIKGTLGVAEDPSEASIACRQVGTISFKEPLKQQTDVFSERMSFIFKTLHVVRVVDKKRNTLVYLTYSDRIVSGSPKNAVTAVPMPAGTTIPVK, encoded by the coding sequence ATGAAGCACCGCCTCCTGCGCGCCGCACCCCTCGCCCTCCTGCTCCCCGCATTCGCCGCCGCGCCGCTCGCGCACGCGGAGGAAGTCGGCAGCGTCAACACCCATTTCCGCGTAACGGGCTCCGACCGCGTCGTCGTCGAGGCGTACGACGATCCGGTCGTAAACGGCGTGACCTGCTACGTGTCCCGCGCACGCACGGGCGGCATCAAGGGCACGCTCGGCGTCGCCGAGGATCCGAGCGAAGCGTCGATCGCGTGCCGGCAGGTCGGCACGATCAGCTTCAAGGAACCGCTCAAGCAGCAGACCGACGTGTTCAGCGAGCGCATGTCGTTCATCTTCAAGACGCTGCACGTCGTGCGCGTGGTCGACAAGAAGCGCAACACGCTCGTCTACCTGACCTACAGCGACCGCATCGTCAGCGGCAGCCCGAAGAACGCCGTCACCGCGGTGCCGATGCCGGCCGGCACGACGATTCCGGTCAAGTAA
- a CDS encoding AraC family transcriptional regulator, whose protein sequence is MSATRLPDSARYWRTPLLPDADLVTATYRDHTFAPHWHDAYTIPVILEGAERFTYRGSGYVAETGTVPVINPGEVHTGSRAADEGWCYRVSYMPVEFIRELASAIAGRPQDAPWFAPDVIRDADLAARLTLAHRMMEAGSARAPVAHAHGQPAGDPASGAPRIYDPLAAETAMLDALSTLIVRHADALPRPAPLAADEPRVDAMRERLAADLTCTVTLDEVAQAAGLSPFHAARLFTRTTGMPPHAWRNQLRLQRALAPLRAGVPVADVAAASGFVDQSHFTRHFKRMFGVPPGRWQAS, encoded by the coding sequence ATGTCCGCCACCCGCCTCCCAGACTCTGCACGCTACTGGCGCACGCCGTTGCTGCCGGACGCGGATCTCGTCACGGCCACCTATCGCGACCACACGTTCGCGCCCCACTGGCACGACGCGTACACGATTCCCGTGATTCTCGAAGGCGCGGAACGTTTCACCTATCGCGGCAGCGGCTACGTCGCCGAAACGGGCACCGTTCCCGTGATCAATCCCGGCGAAGTGCATACGGGCTCGCGCGCGGCCGACGAAGGTTGGTGCTATCGCGTCAGCTACATGCCGGTCGAATTCATCCGCGAACTCGCAAGCGCGATCGCCGGCCGCCCGCAGGACGCCCCGTGGTTTGCCCCCGACGTGATTCGCGACGCCGACCTCGCGGCCCGGCTCACGCTGGCGCACCGGATGATGGAGGCAGGCAGCGCGCGCGCGCCGGTCGCGCATGCTCACGGGCAGCCGGCCGGCGATCCGGCCTCCGGCGCGCCGCGCATCTATGATCCGCTCGCGGCCGAAACGGCGATGCTCGACGCGCTGTCGACGCTGATCGTGCGCCATGCCGACGCGCTGCCGCGCCCGGCGCCGCTCGCGGCGGACGAACCGCGCGTCGATGCGATGCGCGAGCGGCTCGCCGCCGATCTCACGTGCACGGTGACGCTCGACGAAGTCGCGCAGGCGGCCGGCCTGTCGCCGTTCCACGCGGCGCGCCTGTTCACCCGTACGACCGGCATGCCGCCGCATGCATGGCGCAACCAGTTGCGATTGCAGCGCGCGCTGGCGCCGCTGCGCGCAGGCGTGCCCGTAGCCGACGTCGCGGCGGCCAGCGGCTTCGTCGACCAGAGCCATTTCACGCGGCATTTCAAACGGATGTTCGGCGTGCCGCCCGGACGCTGGCAGGCAAGCTGA
- a CDS encoding AzlC family ABC transporter permease — MEERSLNPTPASPPRRPLNEWLDGARDTIPMMIGAAPFGVIFGTLVGGGPLAAWHGALMSLAVFAGSAQFIALGLIAGSASFVVVLATTLIVNLRHLLYSATLAPYVAHLPLRWRATLGALMTDEVFAVAYAHYRHFPPGAIGPHYFFGSGLAMYLNWQVWTLAGIGFGAAFPGLQSLGLDFAMAATFIAIVVPQLGTLRYFAAAATAGTLAYFWQGWPYKLGLLGAVAAGVAIGVALTLLHERARAGSRTEAAS, encoded by the coding sequence ATGGAGGAGCGCTCTTTGAACCCGACACCCGCATCACCCCCTCGCCGCCCGCTCAACGAATGGCTCGACGGCGCGCGCGACACGATCCCGATGATGATCGGCGCGGCGCCATTCGGCGTGATCTTCGGCACGCTCGTCGGCGGCGGCCCGCTCGCCGCGTGGCACGGCGCGCTGATGTCGCTCGCCGTGTTCGCGGGCTCGGCACAGTTCATCGCGCTCGGCCTGATCGCGGGCAGCGCGAGCTTCGTCGTCGTGCTGGCGACGACGCTGATCGTGAACCTGCGCCACCTGCTGTACAGCGCGACGCTCGCGCCCTATGTCGCGCACCTGCCGCTGCGCTGGCGCGCCACGCTCGGCGCGCTGATGACCGACGAGGTGTTCGCGGTCGCCTATGCGCACTACCGGCACTTCCCTCCCGGTGCGATCGGCCCGCACTACTTCTTCGGCTCCGGGCTCGCGATGTACCTGAACTGGCAGGTCTGGACCCTCGCGGGCATCGGCTTCGGCGCGGCGTTCCCCGGCCTGCAGTCGCTCGGCCTCGATTTCGCGATGGCGGCGACCTTCATCGCGATCGTCGTCCCGCAGCTCGGCACGCTGCGCTATTTCGCGGCGGCCGCGACGGCCGGCACGCTCGCGTACTTCTGGCAGGGCTGGCCGTACAAGCTCGGACTGCTCGGCGCGGTCGCCGCCGGCGTCGCGATCGGCGTCGCGCTCACGCTGCTGCACGAACGCGCGCGCGCCGGCTCGCGCACGGAGGCCGCATCGTGA
- a CDS encoding AzlD domain-containing protein, giving the protein MSYALLILGMAVITYAIRTTLFLFGERLTFPPLVRTALGFVPVTVLTAIIVPMTVSPHGGTAELTWRNPQLVGALAAVLVSAATRRPLVTIAAGLAVFFFWQGIVLPHWLPV; this is encoded by the coding sequence GTGAGCTACGCGCTGCTGATCCTCGGGATGGCCGTCATCACGTACGCAATCCGCACGACGCTGTTCCTGTTCGGTGAGCGGCTGACCTTCCCGCCGCTCGTGCGGACCGCGCTCGGCTTCGTGCCCGTCACCGTGCTGACCGCGATCATCGTGCCGATGACCGTGTCGCCGCATGGCGGCACGGCCGAGCTGACCTGGCGCAATCCGCAGCTCGTCGGCGCGCTCGCCGCCGTGCTCGTGTCGGCGGCGACCCGCCGCCCGCTCGTGACGATCGCGGCGGGGCTCGCGGTATTCTTTTTCTGGCAAGGGATCGTGCTGCCGCACTGGCTGCCCGTCTGA